In a single window of the Anaerocolumna cellulosilytica genome:
- a CDS encoding peptidylprolyl isomerase — protein MRKRISFYLIVVTAFVLLGGCSLKTDQMASPQKGETVAEIKIKEYGSIYVRFFKTEAPKAVENFVTHAKDGYYNGLTFHRIINDFMIQGGDPTGTGTGGESIWGKEFKDEFSDILQPVRGSLCMANAGPDTNGSQFFIVQTGQTYDKDILTQAEKELGVKFNDIAVEKFRTIGGTPWLYRAHTVFGQVYEGLDVLDAVAAVEADGNGKPQDNVIIEAITIFEYKE, from the coding sequence ATGAGAAAAAGAATCAGTTTTTATCTTATAGTAGTTACAGCTTTTGTATTATTAGGCGGCTGCTCCTTAAAGACAGACCAGATGGCATCACCTCAAAAAGGAGAGACTGTAGCAGAAATTAAAATAAAAGAGTATGGCTCTATTTATGTTCGATTTTTTAAAACAGAAGCACCAAAAGCAGTTGAAAATTTTGTTACTCATGCAAAGGACGGCTATTATAACGGACTCACTTTTCATCGGATTATTAACGATTTTATGATACAAGGAGGAGATCCAACCGGAACTGGGACAGGGGGAGAAAGTATCTGGGGGAAAGAATTTAAAGATGAGTTCTCTGATATTCTGCAGCCTGTAAGAGGCTCTCTATGTATGGCAAATGCTGGACCAGACACGAATGGAAGCCAATTTTTCATAGTACAGACAGGACAGACCTATGATAAGGATATCCTCACGCAGGCAGAAAAAGAATTAGGTGTTAAGTTTAATGACATTGCAGTTGAAAAATTTAGAACAATCGGTGGTACACCTTGGTTATATAGAGCCCATACCGTATTTGGACAGGTTTACGAAGGGTTAGATGTATTGGATGCTGTGGCAGCAGTTGAGGCTGATGGAAATGGAAAACCGCAAGATAATGTTATAATTGAGGCTATTACTATTTTTGAATATAAAGAGTAA
- a CDS encoding Gfo/Idh/MocA family protein → MRTIQWGIIGTGNIASKFAEALQGMEDTSLAGVASRNLEKASKFAKEFGALKAYGSYEELAEATDIDVVYIGTPHTEHLVNAALMIKNKKAVLCEKPFTLNERDSKYLVELAKDNKVFLMEAMWTKFLPTTIQVKRWLNEGKIGIVKKMQIGFGFFNEFNEAHRYFNFNLGGGALLDVGIYPITYAIDLMESNPDKICSMVSKLENGIDEQNCILFQFPGQAIAMLSSAVAVEVGKEALIIGDKGRIRVPNFWKADKAYVYDNEGKLIETYKEADRVNGYEFEAYEVNQCIREGLLESKRVPLKDTLDVMKIMDDLRKEWGIHYPQENN, encoded by the coding sequence ATGAGAACAATCCAATGGGGAATTATCGGCACAGGTAATATTGCATCAAAATTTGCTGAGGCTTTACAGGGAATGGAAGACACAAGTCTGGCAGGAGTTGCTTCCAGGAATCTTGAAAAAGCCTCAAAGTTTGCAAAGGAATTTGGAGCTTTAAAAGCTTATGGAAGTTATGAAGAATTAGCTGAGGCTACAGACATTGATGTAGTATATATTGGAACCCCCCATACCGAACACTTGGTGAATGCTGCGTTGATGATAAAAAACAAAAAAGCAGTATTATGTGAAAAGCCTTTTACCCTGAATGAAAGAGATTCCAAATATTTAGTTGAACTTGCCAAAGATAATAAGGTATTTCTAATGGAAGCAATGTGGACAAAATTCCTGCCAACTACCATTCAGGTTAAAAGGTGGTTAAATGAAGGAAAAATTGGGATAGTTAAAAAAATGCAGATAGGCTTTGGTTTTTTTAATGAATTTAATGAAGCACATCGGTACTTTAATTTTAACTTAGGTGGAGGAGCTTTGCTTGATGTTGGAATCTATCCTATTACTTATGCCATAGATTTAATGGAAAGCAATCCGGATAAAATATGTTCCATGGTATCTAAATTAGAAAATGGTATTGATGAACAGAACTGTATACTGTTTCAATTTCCGGGTCAGGCCATTGCTATGTTAAGTTCAGCGGTAGCTGTCGAGGTAGGAAAAGAGGCACTAATCATAGGCGATAAAGGAAGAATCAGAGTCCCAAACTTCTGGAAGGCTGATAAGGCTTATGTTTATGACAACGAAGGAAAATTGATAGAGACCTATAAAGAAGCTGATAGAGTAAATGGGTATGAATTTGAAGCATATGAGGTGAATCAGTGTATTCGTGAAGGACTCTTAGAAAGCAAAAGAGTGCCTTTAAAAGATACTCTGGATGTTATGAAAATAATGGACGACTTAAGAAAAGAATGGGGTATACATTATCCTCAGGAAAACAATTAA
- a CDS encoding YciI family protein, with amino-acid sequence MEYLKRMEKSEKLVLCGPCLDYEGGVVVLKAKDLEEAHSLAKEDPFIANGYKTYEIRTMEWVHKENNYGLNERKTN; translated from the coding sequence GTGGAATATTTAAAAAGAATGGAGAAGAGTGAAAAACTTGTGTTATGTGGTCCATGCTTGGATTATGAGGGAGGCGTTGTAGTACTAAAAGCAAAAGACCTTGAAGAAGCACATAGCTTGGCAAAGGAAGACCCGTTTATCGCTAATGGCTATAAAACTTATGAAATACGGACAATGGAATGGGTACATAAAGAAAATAATTATGGTTTAAACGAAAGGAAAACGAATTAA
- a CDS encoding LysM peptidoglycan-binding domain-containing protein, with the protein MEIHVVQPGETIDSIANRYNIPVNILIRENGLEFDNINNLVIGQTIIIAYPKSIDTVQEGDTLSSIAERNQITLMELLRNNPFLSEMDSIYPGEVLVIQYQTNRIRPIATIGYALPYITSNILKQTLPYLTYLSILNYQITIEGEVIGTDDTEIVQVAKAYGVAPLMFVSTMASVGFSTSDIVYSIINNPQVQNRAISQILQILKSKNYYGINIYVEDITLDNFIDQVNLFARVAALYHSEGFKVFVTIAPIINIDNLPIRFSQLDYSKFAVSADAIIFATYERGVAYGCPSSITPVNQWDEFLDFVTKLVPSDKIFVGLIPFGYDWPIPYVPGYTRANAITSNGAIQIAGEKGVPIEYNEIAKAPYFFYYGYDDFHLLWFKDARSFNAIVELVPKHVLQGVTIWTIMNFNTQMWFVINLQYELEKITDPFYFS; encoded by the coding sequence ATGGAAATACATGTTGTACAGCCAGGAGAAACCATTGATAGCATCGCTAACAGGTATAATATACCTGTGAACATACTAATCAGAGAGAATGGTTTGGAATTCGATAATATAAACAATTTGGTGATAGGTCAGACTATTATCATTGCTTACCCTAAATCTATAGATACTGTACAAGAAGGTGATACGCTGTCAAGCATTGCAGAGAGAAACCAAATTACATTAATGGAGCTGCTTCGAAATAATCCGTTTCTCTCTGAAATGGATTCTATTTACCCCGGAGAAGTTCTGGTTATTCAGTACCAGACCAATCGAATCAGGCCAATTGCAACTATTGGATATGCACTGCCGTATATTACATCAAATATATTAAAGCAGACTCTTCCATATCTGACTTATTTATCTATACTTAATTATCAAATTACAATTGAGGGTGAAGTAATTGGTACTGATGATACGGAAATCGTTCAAGTGGCAAAAGCCTACGGGGTTGCTCCTTTGATGTTCGTTTCTACAATGGCATCCGTGGGATTTAGCACCAGCGATATCGTTTACAGTATAATAAATAATCCCCAAGTACAAAATCGGGCAATTAGTCAGATTTTACAAATTCTAAAGTCAAAAAATTATTATGGTATTAACATTTATGTTGAGGATATCACATTGGATAATTTTATTGATCAGGTCAATTTATTTGCTAGGGTTGCCGCATTATACCACTCAGAAGGCTTTAAGGTATTTGTTACTATAGCTCCAATCATTAATATTGATAATCTGCCTATCCGGTTTTCACAACTAGATTATTCTAAATTTGCTGTATCAGCAGATGCAATTATCTTTGCTACTTATGAAAGAGGCGTTGCATATGGATGCCCCAGTTCTATTACTCCTGTTAATCAATGGGATGAATTTTTAGATTTTGTAACGAAACTAGTACCCTCCGATAAAATATTTGTAGGTCTTATTCCATTTGGCTATGACTGGCCGATACCTTATGTCCCCGGTTACACAAGAGCAAATGCTATTACCTCTAACGGAGCAATCCAAATTGCTGGAGAAAAAGGTGTGCCTATAGAATATAATGAGATAGCAAAAGCTCCTTATTTCTTTTATTATGGATATGATGATTTTCACCTTCTATGGTTTAAAGATGCCAGAAGTTTTAATGCCATTGTCGAATTAGTTCCCAAACATGTCCTTCAAGGGGTTACTATCTGGACTATCATGAATTTTAATACTCAAATGTGGTTTGTTATTAATTTGCAGTACGAGTTAGAAAAAATTACAGATCCTTTTTATTTTTCCTAG